A single region of the Halopiger xanaduensis SH-6 genome encodes:
- a CDS encoding pyridoxamine 5'-phosphate oxidase family protein, translating into MAIDKETDMTDEEIDDFLGRHETGVLSLARTDEPYAIPISYGYDEDDREFYMRLVSTPDSEKREFLSSSPQARLVVYTEADSTYRSVIATGTLEEIDPADLTPDQIAQYGEAKRPLFEIWAEGKKDLNIELYRFVPDSLNGRRTEIDRAE; encoded by the coding sequence ATGGCCATCGACAAGGAGACCGACATGACCGACGAGGAGATCGACGATTTCCTCGGCCGGCACGAGACGGGGGTGCTGTCGCTCGCGCGCACCGACGAACCGTACGCGATTCCGATCTCGTACGGCTACGACGAGGACGACCGCGAGTTCTACATGCGGCTGGTATCGACGCCGGACAGCGAAAAGCGCGAGTTCCTCAGCTCGTCGCCCCAGGCGCGGCTCGTCGTCTACACCGAGGCCGACTCGACCTATCGAAGCGTCATCGCCACCGGAACCCTCGAGGAGATCGATCCGGCGGATCTCACGCCGGACCAGATCGCCCAGTACGGCGAGGCGAAGCGGCCGCTGTTCGAGATCTGGGCGGAGGGGAAGAAGGATCTGAACATCGAACTCTACCGATTCGTGCCGGACTCGCTCAACGGTCGGCGAACCGAGATCGACCGCGCGGAATGA
- a CDS encoding DUF1328 family protein, translated as MLEHAMPLQGGGGFLYWAIVFFVLAIIAAAVGARGVAGVSMEIARIFVLIFIILAIVALLL; from the coding sequence ATGCTCGAGCACGCAATGCCGTTGCAGGGCGGCGGCGGGTTCCTGTACTGGGCGATCGTGTTCTTCGTCCTCGCGATCATCGCCGCGGCCGTCGGTGCACGGGGCGTTGCAGGGGTATCGATGGAGATCGCGCGGATCTTCGTGTTGATCTTCATTATCCTCGCGATCGTGGCGTTGCTGTTATAG
- a CDS encoding AzlC family ABC transporter permease — translation MTEESPPADGNAAGESAPEPSTSVAADADPDRVTFSREGLRAGFVTCVPIALGVGGYGIAFGVLADQAGLSVAEAALMSATVLAGASQIIAVELWADPLPIATIVFTVFAINLRYSLMGAALQPWFRRLSPSQVYGSLYFMADENWALTMRDLKSGSGRGAFLLGSGIAIWVFWVGSTILGAVAGGVVGDPIRYGFDFILAAVFVALAAELWEGKSTLVPWVASLGTAVIAAQYLPGRWYVLLGGLVAAAVEVIRYDE, via the coding sequence GTGACCGAAGAGAGCCCGCCAGCCGACGGGAACGCCGCCGGCGAAAGCGCCCCGGAGCCGTCGACGAGCGTCGCGGCCGACGCGGATCCGGACCGCGTGACGTTCAGCCGGGAGGGGCTCCGCGCCGGCTTCGTCACCTGCGTCCCGATCGCGCTGGGCGTCGGCGGCTACGGCATCGCGTTCGGCGTGCTCGCGGATCAGGCCGGCCTGAGCGTCGCCGAAGCCGCGCTGATGAGCGCGACCGTCCTGGCCGGCGCATCCCAGATCATCGCCGTCGAACTCTGGGCCGATCCGCTGCCGATCGCGACGATCGTCTTCACCGTCTTCGCGATCAACCTCCGCTACTCGCTGATGGGCGCGGCGCTGCAGCCGTGGTTTCGCCGCCTCTCGCCGAGCCAGGTCTACGGCAGCCTCTACTTCATGGCCGACGAGAACTGGGCGCTGACGATGCGCGACCTCAAGTCCGGCAGCGGCCGCGGCGCCTTCCTGCTCGGCAGCGGGATCGCCATCTGGGTCTTCTGGGTCGGCTCGACGATCCTCGGCGCAGTCGCCGGCGGCGTCGTCGGCGATCCGATCCGCTACGGCTTCGATTTCATCCTCGCGGCCGTCTTCGTCGCGCTCGCGGCCGAGCTCTGGGAGGGCAAGTCGACGCTCGTCCCCTGGGTCGCCTCGCTGGGCACCGCCGTCATCGCCGCCCAGTACCTCCCCGGCCGGTGGTACGTCCTGCTCGGCGGCCTCGTCGCCGCCGCCGTCGAGGTGATCCGCTATGACGAGTGA
- a CDS encoding ABC transporter permease, whose translation MVGGEISTAVRVARADVFQRFRSRRLLIVLAIVAIVGYQLNVGTFELFYQDTVDGATVDYRGERTAPYVGLTTGLTGGMFLLLVGYYVLASSLRRDRSTGFDELLASTPIRGRTYLLGTWLSHVAVVAAILATLAGAALVNHAVHGVGGTDPVWIVGGVFLIAFPVGCFVAGLTIVLQSTDRLRGTAGNVIYFFGAIAVLTAAAAAAGGDDGEQRRFRSGCGPSIPSGWSRRAR comes from the coding sequence ATGGTCGGCGGGGAGATCTCGACCGCGGTCCGCGTCGCTCGGGCCGACGTCTTCCAGCGATTCCGCTCTCGACGGCTCCTGATCGTGCTGGCGATCGTCGCGATCGTCGGCTACCAGTTGAACGTCGGCACGTTCGAACTGTTCTATCAGGACACCGTCGACGGGGCCACCGTCGACTACCGAGGGGAGCGGACCGCGCCGTACGTCGGATTGACGACGGGACTCACCGGCGGCATGTTTCTGCTGCTGGTCGGCTACTACGTCCTCGCGAGCTCGCTTCGCCGGGATCGTTCGACGGGATTCGACGAACTCCTCGCGAGTACGCCGATCAGGGGCCGTACGTACCTTCTCGGAACCTGGCTCAGTCACGTCGCAGTCGTCGCGGCGATCCTGGCGACGTTGGCTGGGGCTGCGCTCGTCAACCACGCCGTCCACGGCGTCGGCGGGACCGATCCGGTCTGGATCGTCGGCGGTGTCTTTTTGATTGCCTTTCCGGTAGGCTGTTTCGTGGCCGGCCTCACGATCGTCTTGCAGTCGACCGACCGGCTGCGCGGAACGGCCGGGAACGTGATCTACTTTTTCGGCGCAATCGCAGTGTTGACGGCCGCAGCGGCTGCTGCCGGGGGTGACGACGGGGAACAGCGTCGATTCCGTTCTGGGTGCGGGCCGTCGATTCCGTCGGGCTGGTCGCGACGGGCGAGATGA
- a CDS encoding helix-turn-helix domain-containing protein — protein sequence MPSGIRAEVKLEDPPHCVVAQASGETGGKVQSVSKSVNPDAPERVTEEFMLEAEEYPEDDEFDVDADLESVFAYGSSSVYRFQRELGRGCPCEIVEGFDCPVVDVRTQGTALYLTFHAPDMQGLQAIIGELQAKCENLDVQRLLQSQQDHAEQNLVFVDRSTLTDRQLEVLETAHRMGYFEHPKRANAGEVAEELGITSTTFTEHLAAAQTKLLNAILDREG from the coding sequence GTGCCGTCGGGGATACGCGCCGAAGTGAAACTCGAGGATCCGCCCCACTGCGTCGTCGCGCAGGCGTCCGGCGAGACCGGCGGAAAGGTCCAGTCGGTCTCCAAGAGCGTCAACCCGGACGCGCCCGAGCGCGTCACCGAGGAGTTCATGCTCGAGGCCGAGGAGTACCCCGAAGACGACGAGTTCGACGTCGACGCCGACCTCGAGTCGGTCTTCGCCTACGGCTCGAGTTCGGTCTACCGGTTTCAGCGCGAGCTCGGACGGGGCTGTCCCTGCGAGATCGTCGAGGGGTTCGACTGCCCCGTCGTCGACGTCCGCACGCAGGGGACGGCGCTGTATTTGACCTTCCACGCGCCGGACATGCAGGGGCTGCAGGCGATCATCGGCGAACTACAGGCCAAGTGCGAGAACCTCGACGTCCAGCGCCTGCTGCAGTCCCAGCAGGACCACGCCGAGCAGAACCTCGTCTTCGTCGACCGCAGCACGCTGACCGACCGCCAGCTCGAGGTGCTCGAGACGGCCCACCGGATGGGCTACTTCGAGCACCCCAAGCGGGCCAACGCGGGGGAGGTCGCCGAGGAACTGGGGATCACGAGCACGACGTTCACCGAACACCTCGCCGCGGCCCAGACGAAGCTCCTGAACGCGATCCTCGACCGCGAGGGATAG
- a CDS encoding DUF7560 family zinc ribbon protein — MSRYEFTCPECGQEIEVNESMREATLSHGCPVCGADVSEAAFAAKQQTN, encoded by the coding sequence ATGAGTAGATACGAATTCACCTGTCCCGAGTGCGGCCAAGAAATCGAGGTCAACGAGTCGATGCGGGAGGCGACGCTCTCCCACGGCTGTCCGGTCTGCGGCGCCGACGTCTCCGAGGCGGCGTTCGCCGCGAAGCAACAGACCAACTGA
- a CDS encoding ubiquitin-like small modifier protein 1 codes for MEIDLRFFATFRDAVGDKERTRTVDADATVGDVLAALEDEYEGLDGRLLTDDGEAVREQLSVLKNGRNVAHMEGPATALDEGDVVSVFPPVAGG; via the coding sequence ATGGAGATCGATCTGCGATTTTTCGCCACCTTTCGAGACGCGGTCGGCGACAAGGAGCGCACCCGCACGGTCGACGCGGACGCGACCGTCGGCGACGTCCTCGCCGCGCTCGAGGACGAGTACGAGGGCCTCGACGGACGGCTCCTGACCGACGACGGCGAGGCCGTCCGCGAGCAGTTGAGCGTGCTCAAAAACGGGCGCAACGTGGCCCACATGGAGGGTCCCGCCACCGCGCTCGATGAGGGCGACGTGGTGTCTGTGTTCCCGCCGGTCGCGGGCGGCTGA
- a CDS encoding winged helix-turn-helix domain-containing protein has translation MSATNSNVKRGWPREEDTADPQHVLAALDDDACRAILEATSDESLTATELSEQCDIPTSTAYRKVEMLTEADLVEERVRINTSGKHATEYRRSFDDVVVSVADGGVEIEMTSPEADGDSSTNTNASSAQPVAGD, from the coding sequence ATGTCCGCTACGAACTCCAACGTGAAGCGAGGATGGCCCCGCGAGGAAGACACCGCCGACCCCCAGCACGTGCTCGCCGCGCTCGACGACGACGCCTGCAGGGCCATCCTGGAGGCGACGAGCGACGAGTCGCTGACCGCGACCGAACTCTCCGAGCAGTGCGACATCCCGACCTCGACCGCCTACCGCAAGGTCGAGATGCTCACCGAAGCCGACCTCGTCGAGGAGCGCGTCCGGATCAACACCTCCGGCAAGCACGCGACCGAGTACCGCCGCTCGTTCGACGACGTCGTCGTCTCCGTCGCCGACGGCGGCGTCGAGATCGAGATGACGAGCCCGGAGGCCGACGGCGATTCGAGCACGAACACCAACGCGAGCTCCGCCCAGCCCGTCGCCGGCGACTGA
- a CDS encoding aldehyde ferredoxin oxidoreductase family protein, with product MTELGGFQDRVARIDLSDGDVAYESIDDEDAKKYIGARGLGVKYVFEQGPDVDPLGPDNLLAFMNGPLSGTQVTMSGRIAVCTKSPLTGTVTDSHQGGWSGARLKWSGFDGLLFEGQADEPVYAFVEDGEVELRDASHLWGMGFHEARDAIEEEVDGSYGKNLSIMGIGPGGENQVRYATIMNEDDRASGRGGVGCVAGSKNLKAVVVKSGTKMPKPADKETFMEGHQQAMQVIQESDVTAPNEGGLSKFGTNVLMNLTEEMSGLPTRNGKYTSTRDAREDGFAGDEFDSEQVSGENVRENILVDEPTCHSCPVACKKEVEVQTMHKGEEMNVRTESYEYESAFALGPNSGHTERDDIALMIDRCNDMGVDTIEVGNMMAMAMEMTEEGKLEDLDHDMDWGDSEEMVDMIERIAHRETDLADLLAEGADRIAEQMDAHENSLAVKGQTIPAYDPRCMKGMGIGYATSNRGACHLRGYTPAAEILGIPEKVDPYEWEGKGELTAEFQDLHAISDSFDICKFNAFAEGIEEYVLQYNGMTGLDVSEDELMEAGERVYNLERYYNNLAGFDGSDDSLPDRFLPDGIPGQGASEGEHCELEPMKEEYYDYRGWVDGVVPDEKLDELDIEVGPGTGVSAGDGAAAAPSDD from the coding sequence ATGACAGAACTCGGCGGTTTCCAAGACAGGGTCGCTCGCATCGACCTCTCGGACGGGGACGTCGCGTACGAGTCGATCGACGACGAGGACGCGAAGAAGTATATCGGTGCGCGCGGCCTCGGGGTGAAGTACGTATTCGAACAGGGACCGGACGTCGATCCGCTCGGACCCGACAACCTGCTGGCCTTCATGAACGGGCCGCTGTCGGGCACGCAGGTAACGATGAGCGGCCGGATCGCCGTCTGCACCAAGTCGCCGCTGACCGGCACCGTCACCGACAGTCACCAGGGCGGTTGGTCCGGCGCGCGACTCAAGTGGTCCGGCTTCGACGGCCTGCTTTTCGAGGGTCAGGCCGACGAACCGGTCTACGCCTTCGTCGAGGACGGCGAGGTCGAACTTCGGGACGCGTCCCACCTCTGGGGGATGGGCTTCCACGAGGCTCGCGACGCGATCGAAGAGGAGGTCGACGGCTCCTACGGCAAGAACCTGAGCATCATGGGGATCGGCCCCGGCGGCGAGAACCAGGTTCGCTACGCCACGATCATGAACGAGGACGACCGCGCCTCGGGTCGCGGCGGGGTCGGCTGCGTCGCCGGCTCGAAGAACCTCAAGGCGGTCGTCGTCAAATCGGGCACGAAGATGCCCAAACCCGCGGACAAGGAGACGTTCATGGAGGGCCACCAGCAGGCCATGCAGGTCATCCAGGAGTCGGACGTCACCGCGCCCAACGAGGGCGGGCTCTCGAAGTTCGGCACCAACGTCCTCATGAACCTCACCGAGGAGATGTCTGGGCTCCCGACCCGCAACGGGAAGTACACTTCGACGCGGGACGCCCGCGAGGACGGCTTCGCCGGCGACGAGTTCGACTCCGAGCAGGTCTCCGGCGAGAACGTTCGCGAGAACATCCTCGTCGACGAACCCACGTGTCACTCCTGTCCCGTCGCCTGCAAGAAGGAAGTCGAAGTCCAGACGATGCACAAGGGCGAGGAGATGAACGTCCGGACGGAGTCCTACGAGTACGAGTCCGCGTTCGCGCTGGGCCCCAACTCCGGTCACACCGAGCGCGACGACATCGCGCTGATGATCGACCGCTGTAACGACATGGGCGTCGACACCATCGAGGTCGGCAACATGATGGCGATGGCCATGGAGATGACCGAGGAGGGCAAACTCGAGGACTTAGACCACGACATGGACTGGGGCGACTCCGAGGAGATGGTCGACATGATCGAGCGGATCGCCCACCGCGAGACCGACCTCGCGGACCTGCTGGCCGAGGGCGCCGACCGTATCGCAGAGCAGATGGACGCCCACGAGAACTCCCTGGCCGTCAAGGGCCAGACCATCCCCGCCTACGACCCGCGCTGCATGAAGGGGATGGGCATCGGCTACGCCACCTCGAACCGCGGGGCCTGCCACCTGCGCGGCTACACGCCCGCCGCCGAAATTCTCGGCATCCCCGAGAAGGTCGATCCCTACGAGTGGGAGGGCAAGGGCGAACTGACCGCGGAGTTCCAGGACCTGCACGCCATCAGCGACTCCTTCGACATCTGCAAGTTCAACGCCTTCGCGGAGGGCATCGAGGAGTACGTCCTCCAGTACAACGGCATGACCGGCCTGGACGTCTCCGAGGACGAGCTGATGGAGGCCGGCGAGCGCGTCTACAACTTAGAGCGCTACTACAACAACCTCGCCGGCTTCGACGGCTCCGACGATTCGCTGCCGGACCGGTTCCTGCCGGACGGCATCCCCGGCCAGGGCGCCAGCGAGGGCGAGCACTGCGAACTCGAGCCGATGAAAGAGGAGTACTACGACTACCGCGGCTGGGTCGACGGCGTCGTGCCCGACGAGAAACTCGACGAACTCGACATCGAAGTCGGTCCAGGGACGGGCGTCAGCGCCGGCGACGGCGCGGCGGCGGCTCCGAGCGACGACTAA
- a CDS encoding bacterio-opsin activator domain-containing protein: MTNADPAAGADGASPAATALERVVAPVVAVVDGTIAYANGAARDAFGIDPESGACEPSTLASWPSLEAAIEETVVGTVRTVALEDAEYDARVHRDEDGATIVFESTAESETVADPAGDLADPEPTSPATSDRAVKERALEEAPVGITISDPDREDNPLVYVNEAYQEITGYSYDEVVGRNCRFLQGGDSNPDAIAEMAAAIDEDRPVTVELENYRKDGTEFWNEVTIAPVRNDAGEVTNYVGFQNDVTARKEAERALERRTEELEYVLDRVEGLVRDVTASVAGSTDRGDLEAAVCERIAEESAYDGVWIGERNPATGTIDVRSRVDAGASAADGPVDRDADSIPADGDHPAAAALSSDDVAVGTVDGASLAAFPLRYNEIEYGVLTVRLADGTDVDERESAILSALARAIASGINARETSRVLATDAVVAVELEVRDRQVAPVALSADADCRLEYRRSVHRTGETSDGDGQERTTSLFTVTGASAAELTDAAAELPNVDCRIVVERENGCLIELERDDDLVGWLSERGVRTRAIEAEDGRASVTLELPRSANVRSIVEGLEDRYEGTDVRSFQQRDRSGDTRQEFAGRLEDDLTERQLDALRRAYLGGYFEWPRPTTGEELAQSMDVSRPTFHEHLRTAEAKLCRAFFDDAGANESA, translated from the coding sequence ATGACTAACGCCGACCCCGCGGCGGGTGCCGACGGCGCGTCGCCGGCGGCAACCGCGCTCGAGCGCGTCGTCGCGCCGGTCGTCGCGGTCGTCGACGGGACGATCGCGTACGCCAACGGCGCGGCCCGCGACGCGTTCGGAATCGACCCCGAGAGCGGTGCGTGCGAGCCGTCGACGCTCGCGTCGTGGCCGTCGCTCGAGGCGGCGATCGAGGAGACGGTCGTCGGGACCGTCCGAACGGTTGCCCTCGAGGATGCAGAGTACGACGCGCGGGTCCACCGCGACGAGGACGGCGCGACGATCGTGTTCGAATCGACCGCCGAATCGGAGACCGTTGCCGATCCAGCGGGTGACCTCGCCGACCCCGAGCCCACGTCCCCCGCAACGAGCGACCGCGCGGTCAAGGAGCGGGCCCTCGAGGAGGCGCCGGTCGGCATCACGATCTCGGACCCCGATCGCGAGGACAATCCGCTGGTGTACGTCAACGAGGCCTATCAGGAGATTACGGGCTACAGCTACGACGAGGTCGTCGGACGGAACTGCCGGTTCCTGCAGGGAGGGGACTCGAACCCGGACGCGATCGCCGAGATGGCGGCCGCGATCGACGAGGACCGCCCTGTCACCGTCGAACTCGAAAACTACCGGAAGGACGGCACCGAGTTCTGGAACGAGGTGACGATCGCGCCCGTCCGCAACGACGCCGGCGAGGTCACCAACTACGTCGGCTTCCAGAACGACGTCACCGCGCGCAAGGAGGCCGAACGCGCCCTCGAGCGCCGCACCGAGGAACTCGAGTACGTCCTCGATCGCGTCGAGGGACTCGTCCGAGACGTCACCGCGTCCGTGGCGGGTTCGACCGACCGGGGGGATCTCGAGGCTGCGGTCTGTGAGCGTATCGCCGAGGAATCGGCCTACGACGGCGTCTGGATCGGCGAGCGCAATCCCGCGACGGGAACGATCGATGTTCGTTCGCGCGTGGATGCCGGCGCGAGTGCGGCGGACGGTCCTGTGGACAGGGACGCCGACTCGATCCCGGCCGACGGCGATCACCCGGCCGCCGCAGCGCTCTCGAGCGATGATGTCGCCGTCGGAACCGTCGACGGAGCGTCCCTGGCCGCGTTTCCCCTGCGCTACAACGAGATCGAGTACGGCGTCCTGACGGTTCGCCTCGCCGACGGCACAGACGTCGACGAGCGCGAATCGGCGATCCTCTCGGCGCTCGCCCGGGCGATCGCCAGCGGGATCAACGCCCGCGAAACCAGCCGCGTGCTCGCGACCGACGCAGTCGTCGCGGTCGAACTCGAGGTCCGCGACCGTCAGGTCGCGCCGGTCGCGCTCTCGGCCGACGCGGACTGCCGGCTCGAGTATCGTCGCTCGGTCCACCGAACCGGCGAGACCAGCGACGGGGACGGGCAGGAACGAACGACCTCGCTGTTTACCGTCACCGGCGCCAGCGCCGCGGAACTCACCGACGCCGCCGCGGAGCTGCCGAACGTCGACTGTCGAATCGTCGTCGAACGTGAGAACGGCTGTCTGATCGAACTCGAGCGGGACGACGACCTCGTCGGCTGGCTCTCCGAACGCGGCGTCCGCACCCGCGCCATCGAGGCGGAAGACGGCCGCGCCAGCGTCACGCTTGAGCTCCCCCGCTCAGCGAACGTCCGGTCGATCGTCGAGGGGCTCGAGGATCGCTACGAGGGAACCGACGTGCGCTCGTTCCAGCAGCGCGACCGCAGCGGCGATACGCGCCAGGAGTTCGCCGGACGACTCGAGGACGACCTTACCGAGCGCCAACTGGACGCGTTACGGCGTGCCTATCTCGGCGGCTACTTCGAGTGGCCCCGGCCGACGACCGGCGAGGAACTCGCCCAGTCGATGGACGTCTCGCGGCCGACGTTCCACGAGCACCTGCGGACCGCCGAGGCGAAACTGTGTCGTGCGTTCTTCGACGACGCCGGCGCAAACGAGTCCGCGTAG
- a CDS encoding AzlD family protein: MTSEVDLAGALSLEPLTVGVILAMTAVTVLTKVGGIWLVRHVELSERLEAGLSVLPGAIVIAVLGPDLAAGGPAEWGAAWLVLLVMWRTENILLALIAGVVGVVTFRSVL; encoded by the coding sequence ATGACGAGTGAGGTCGATCTCGCCGGCGCGCTCTCCCTCGAGCCGCTCACCGTCGGCGTCATCCTCGCCATGACCGCCGTCACGGTGCTGACGAAGGTCGGCGGCATCTGGCTCGTCCGCCACGTCGAGTTGAGCGAGCGTCTCGAGGCCGGCCTCTCGGTGTTGCCGGGTGCGATCGTGATCGCCGTGCTCGGCCCGGATCTGGCGGCCGGCGGGCCGGCCGAGTGGGGCGCCGCGTGGCTGGTGCTGCTCGTGATGTGGCGCACCGAGAACATTCTGCTGGCGCTGATCGCCGGCGTGGTCGGCGTCGTCACGTTTCGGAGCGTGCTCTGA